The Symphalangus syndactylus isolate Jambi chromosome 3, NHGRI_mSymSyn1-v2.1_pri, whole genome shotgun sequence genome has a segment encoding these proteins:
- the ACTL7A gene encoding actin-like protein 7A produces MWAPPAAIMGDGPTKKVGNQAPLQTQTLQTASLRDGPAKRAMWVRHRSSEPQEPTESKAAKERPKQEVTKAVVVDLGTGYCKCGFAGLPRPTHKISTTVGKPYMETAKTGDNRKETFVGRELNNTNVHLKLVNPLRHGIIVDWDTVQDIWEYLFRQEMKIAPEEHAVLVSDPPLSPHTNREKYAEMLFEAFNTPAMHIAYQSRLSMYSYGRTSGLVVEVGHGVSYVVPIYEGYPLPSITGRLDYAGSDLTAYLLGLLNGAGNEFTQDQLGIVEDIKKKCCFVALDPTEEKKVPLSEHTIRYVLPDGKEIQLSQERFLCSEMFFKPSLIKSMQLGLHTQTVSCLNKCDIALKRDLMGNILLCGGSTMLSGFPNRLQKELSSMCPNDTPQVNVLPERDSAVWTGGSILASLQGFQPLWVHRFEYEEHGPFFLYRRCF; encoded by the coding sequence ATGTGGGCTCCACCTGCAGCAATCATGGGGGATGGGCCCACCAAGAAGGTGGGTAACCAGGCCCCCCTGCAGACACAGACCCTCCAGACTGCATCTTTAAGGGATGGCCCGGCGAAGCGGGCCATGTGGGTCCGCCATAGGAGTTCAGAGCCACAAGAACCTACTGAATCAAAGGCAGCCAAGGAGAGGCCCAAGCAGGAGGTGACCAAAGCAGTGGTCGTGGACCTGGGCACTGGCTACTGTAAATGTGGCTTTGCCGGCCTGCCAAGACCCACCCACAAGATCTCAACAACGGTGGGCAAGCCCTACATGGAGACCGCCAAGACTGGGGATAATCGCAAGGAGACATTCGTGGGGCGGGAACTCAACAACACAAACGTTCATCTCAAGCTGGTTAACCCTCTGCGACATGGCATCATCGTGGACTGGGATACAGTGCAGGATATCTGGGAATATCTCTTCCGACAAGAGATGAAGATCGCCCCAGAGGAGCATGCGGTCTTGGTTTCAGACCCGCCCTTGAGCCCACACACCAACAGAGAGAAATATGCTGAAATGCTCTTTGAAGCCTTCAACACCCCTGCGATGCACATCGCCTACCAGTCACGCCTGTCCATGTACTCCTATGGAAGGACCTCCGGCCTGGTGGTGGAGGTGGGCCATGGCGTGTCCTACGTGGTCCCCATCTACGAGGGTTATCCTTTGCCCAGCATCACCGGAAGGCTGGACTACGCGGGCTCTGACCTGACAGCCTACCTGCTGGGCCTGCTGAACGGTGCAGGGAACGAATTCACCCAGGACCAGTTGGGCATCGTGGAGGACATCAAGAAGAAATGCTGCTTTGTGGCCCTGGATCCCACTGAGGAGAAGAAAGTCCCTCTCAGTGAGCATACGATCCGCTACGTGCTGCCGGATGGGAAGGAGATTCAGCTGTCTCAGGAACGGTTCCTCTGCTCGGAGATGTTTTTCAAGCCATCTCTCATCAAGTCCATGCAGCTGGGCCTCCACACCCAGACCGTGTCCTGCCTTAACAAGTGTGACATCGCCCTCAAACGGGACCTCATGGGGAACATCCTGCTCTGCGGGGGCAGCACAATGCTCAGTGGCTTCCCTAACCGTCTGCAGAAGGAGCTAAGCAGCATGTGTCCCAATGACACCCCGCAGGTAAACGTGCTGCCTGAGAGAGACAGTGCCGTGTGGACCGGTGGCTCCATCCTGGCCTCACTTCAGGGTTTCCAACCACTGTGGGTCCACCGCTTTGAGTACGAGGAACACGGGCCTTTCTTCCTCTACAGGAGGTGCTTCTGA
- the ACTL7B gene encoding actin-like protein 7B, protein MATRNSPMPLGTAQGDPGEAGTRPGPDAGLQDTGAATQLKMKPRKLRKIKAIIIDLGSQYCKCGYAGEPRPTYFISSTVGKRCPEAADAGDIRKGTLVGHELLNTEAPLKLVNPLKHGIVVDWDCVQDIWEYIFRTAMKILPEEHAVLVSDPPLSPSSNREKYAELMFETFGIPAMHVTSQSLLSIYSYGKTSGLVVESGHGVSHVVPISEGDVLPGLTSSADYAGGDLTNYLMQLLNEAGHAFTDDHLHIIEHIKKKCCYAAFLPEEELGLVPEELRVDYELPDGKLITIGQERFRCSEMLFQPSLAGSTQPGLPELTAACLGRCQGTGFKEEMAANVLLCGGCTMLDGFPERFQRELSLLCPGDSPAVAAAPERKTSVWTGGSILASLQAFQQLWVSKEEFQERGSMAIYSKC, encoded by the coding sequence ATGGCGACAAGGAACAGCCCCATGCCCCTGGGCACGGCTCAGGGTGACCCTGGAGAGGCAGGAACACGGCCCGGCCCTGACGCCGGCCTCCAGGACACAGGTGCAGCCACTCAGCTCAAGATGAAGCCCAGGAAGTTGCGCAAGATCAAGGCGATCATCATCGACCTGGGCTCCCAATACTGCAAGTGCGGCTACGCGGGAGAGCCGAGGCCCACCTACTTCATCTCCTCCACCGTGGGCAAACGCTGCCCTGAGGCGGCCGACGCTGGCGACATCCGCAAGGGGACCTTAGTGGGCCATGAGCTGCTCAACACGGAGGCGCCTCTCAAGCTGGTGAACCCGCTGAAGCACGGCATCGTGGTGGACTGGGACTGCGTGCAGGACATCTGGGAGTACATCTTCCGCACGGCCATGAAGATCCTCCCCGAGGAGCACGCTGTGCTGGTCTCCGACCCTCCGCTCAGCCCCAGCAGCAACCGGGAGAAGTACGCGGAGCTCATGTTTGAGACCTTCGGCATCCCCGCCATGCACGTGACGTCCCAGTCGTTGCTGTCCATCTACTCCTACGGCAAGACCTCGGGGCTGGTGGTGGAGAGCGGGCACGGCGTCTCGCACGTGGTGCCCATCTCCGAGGGCGACGTGCTGCCGGGCCTGACCAGCAGCGCCGACTACGCTGGGGGTGACCTCACCAACTACCTGATGCAGCTGCTCAACGAGGCGGGCCACGCATTCACGGACGACCACCTGCACATCATAGAGCACATCAAGAAGAAGTGCTGCTACGCGGCCTTCCTGCCCGAGGAGGAGCTGGGCCTGGTCCCGGAGGAGCTGCGCGTGGACTACGAGCTCCCGGACGGCAAACTCATCACCATCGGCCAGGAGCGCTTCCGCTGCTCTGAGATGCTCTTCCAGCCCTCCCTGGCGGGCAGCACCCAGCCGGGCCTCCCGGAGCTCACGGCCGCCTGCCTGGGCCGCTGCCAGGGCACGGGCTTCAAGGAGGAGATGGCCGCCAACGTGCTGCTGTGTGGCGGCTGCACCATGCTGGATGGCTTCCCTGAGCGCTTCCAGAGGGAGCTGAGCCTCCTCTGCCCGGGGGACAGCCCTGCAGTGGCTGCCGCTCCCGAGAGGAAGACCTCCGTGTGGACCGGCGGCTCCATCCTGGCCTCCCTGCAGGCCTTCCAACAGCTCTGGGTCAGCAAAGAAGAGTTTCAGGAGcggggcagcatggccatttacAGCAAGTGCTGA